The Theileria equi strain WA chromosome 2 map unlocalized gcontig_1105316255037, whole genome shotgun sequence genomic sequence AATCTTTAAAGCAACTGCAACTTGTCTAGTAGATAAAACTTCCAGCAAAGAATACCATCCACAGAGAATATAATTGTAGGACATAGGTGAATAAaaagaatgtgtaataGGTAGCTATTCGCAGCTGCCCCTATGTACGCCTCTGGTCGCACTCTACTCTGTCTGTCAAAGCTGCATGTAGTTCATTTCTCGCCTAATTTTGGCTGTTTAACGGTTACCCTTTGTTCATATACgtaaaaatttataaactcacCGCTCTTTGTGAGATAGTCCAGTATGGTCTCTTTTACATTATCACAAAAATGTCCGTGAATAACCTTTACAGCCCGCTTAGACATGAATTTGGAGCAGTTTATAAGTAAAATATCATGAGGGCTCACTGAGTGGACTGGAGATTTACCAGATTGTCCGGGAATAGCATCTGGAGCAGTCCCGGGTTTATCTTTTGTTCTCATCTTCTCTCCACCATCTTGCTCAGAAAAGACCTTGTAATGACTCCTAAGGTGTCCATTTATAAAAGGAAAGCCAAGCGACTGCTTGTATAGGCCAGGATTCGAACCTCGAGTGAGTGTGTAGTACGTCTTGAGCAGGTCCTTGCCATTCTTTTTATACTCCTCCTTGTTAGCCAAGACTTGGAATGCCACATCTCTGACCTCTTCTATGGTCCAGCTGTGTATCAAATTCCTTTCAAAGCTCTTTCTTACGTGCATGGTGAGTTTACTGG encodes the following:
- a CDS encoding hypothetical protein (encoded by transcript BEWA_036910A) — protein: MAQKLPNVLSMDASKLTMHVRKSFERNLIHSWTIEEVRDVAFQVLANKEEYKKNGKDLLKTYYTLTRGSNPGLYKQSLGFPFINGHLRSHYKVFSEQDGGEKMRTKDKPGTAPDAIPGQSGKSPVHSVSPHDILLINCSKFMSKRAVKVIHGHFCDNVKETILDYLTKSGEFINFYVYEQRVTVKQPKLGEK